One Clostridium sp. CM027 genomic window carries:
- a CDS encoding V-type ATPase subunit, which yields MGSIVKFSAINSKVKAMMGKMISGDQYLKLLKCKDFKSTVKVLKEDTSYGELLGEYNLEKIHRGNLEIILNRYYTSIYSKFINYFDGEYRKLIKVFFVRWEIEDLKIIIRGKYLGLRCDEIENKLIARSSLNTINYDYLLALKNTEEVIDGLKGSIYYKSLKNLARGISEKGLFRIETELDFVYFMSVRRELKHLDNENKEVVHSILGLEADLLNLGWIYRGKIFYNIPSEELFNYTIYNGYKLSKENIRKLCYINNMEEFYNIIEKTPYAKIYEKDDFNSIEKRQREFQKKYFKKNLRENKTNISMAMSYLAFYRIEIKDIISIVEQKRYDMDMNEGINYVSVTL from the coding sequence ATGGGAAGTATTGTTAAGTTTAGTGCTATTAATTCTAAAGTAAAGGCAATGATGGGAAAGATGATAAGCGGAGATCAATATTTGAAATTACTAAAGTGTAAAGATTTTAAAAGTACTGTTAAAGTATTAAAAGAGGATACGAGCTATGGGGAGCTTTTAGGAGAATACAACTTAGAGAAAATACATAGGGGTAATTTAGAGATTATTTTAAATAGATACTATACAAGTATTTATAGCAAATTTATAAATTATTTTGATGGTGAATACAGGAAGCTTATAAAAGTTTTTTTTGTAAGATGGGAAATAGAAGATTTAAAAATAATTATTAGAGGCAAATATTTAGGCCTACGTTGCGACGAAATAGAAAACAAGCTAATTGCAAGAAGTTCTTTAAATACAATAAATTATGATTATTTATTAGCCTTAAAAAATACAGAAGAGGTAATAGATGGACTAAAAGGGAGCATATATTATAAAAGTCTAAAAAATTTAGCTAGGGGCATCAGTGAAAAAGGTTTGTTTAGAATTGAAACAGAACTTGATTTTGTTTATTTTATGTCTGTACGACGCGAACTCAAGCATTTGGACAATGAGAATAAAGAAGTGGTACACAGTATATTAGGATTGGAAGCAGATCTTTTAAATTTAGGATGGATATATAGAGGAAAGATTTTTTACAATATACCTTCTGAGGAGCTGTTTAACTACACCATATATAATGGGTATAAGCTTTCAAAGGAAAATATTAGAAAGCTTTGTTATATAAATAATATGGAAGAATTTTATAATATAATAGAAAAAACACCATATGCAAAGATATATGAAAAAGATGATTTTAATTCCATTGAAAAACGACAACGTGAATTTCAAAAAAAATATTTCAAAAAAAATCTTAGAGAGAATAAAACAAATATTAGCATGGCTATGAGTTATCTTGCGTTTTATAGGATTGAAATAAAAGATATTATATCTATAGTAGAACAAAAAAGATACGATATGGATATGAATGAAGGTATAAATTATGTTTCTGTCACATTATAA
- a CDS encoding V-type ATP synthase subunit I has product MSIEKMHMVNLVGEMSDFDKLTKLLALEGCMQPVSALQEINSSDFVLKTSEGNIEALMDVNYIRPYLYDKEYNISLKHVEKLAKAQNTVDISCEYIKEMIFDFDTIENKLAEVYDKYMGLNKEFEDLKQKEQYLKNTYEALGFLNDVSIPMEEITDMKNFQMDLYKVPEQNMVKLKANYENIPSVIETVYKEKDFVTFIAFTPMLLLTETERIFKSANCERILVPNHYIGIPRDVAVVVRAEIYQVQESTTKIKMELSDFLKENYKTIKNIENSYELEQKSGEIKKSAACTNEFFYLSGWIPKSFMESIDKLLLSFDDRILIIKKEPNERTNKAITPPTMLINNKLFKPFESLLFMYGVPSYDEIDPTRFLAITYTLMFGAMFGDAGQGLVLLLAGVMLKSKSGRSNIGGIFETLGVSSIIFGFLYGSVFGSERVINALLIRPMEDINDMLIGAIIFGCGFLILGFILGITNSLRRKDIERGLFGKEGLAGFMFYIGALILIVSIIYKKPLLPKAIWMIYFLFFLLLILLKEPLANIIKGKKILFESGTKDYFIESGFEVIETLLSMFSNTLSFIRVGAFALNHVGLFVAFSAMASMTKSGFASVLILIIGNVIIICLEGLIVFIQGLRLEYYELFSKYYEGAGIAFEPVQIEIK; this is encoded by the coding sequence GTGTCTATAGAAAAAATGCATATGGTTAATTTAGTAGGTGAAATGTCCGATTTTGATAAATTAACTAAATTATTAGCACTAGAAGGCTGCATGCAGCCAGTAAGTGCTTTGCAAGAAATAAACTCGTCAGATTTTGTATTAAAAACTTCAGAGGGCAATATAGAGGCTTTAATGGATGTAAACTATATAAGACCTTACTTATATGATAAAGAATATAATATAAGTTTAAAACATGTTGAAAAGCTTGCAAAGGCTCAAAATACTGTTGATATAAGTTGCGAATATATTAAAGAGATGATTTTTGATTTTGATACCATAGAGAATAAGCTAGCGGAAGTATATGATAAATATATGGGTTTAAACAAAGAATTTGAGGATTTAAAACAAAAGGAGCAATACCTTAAAAACACATATGAGGCCTTAGGATTTTTAAATGATGTATCTATTCCTATGGAAGAGATTACTGATATGAAAAATTTCCAAATGGATTTATATAAAGTGCCAGAGCAAAACATGGTTAAACTAAAAGCCAATTATGAAAATATTCCATCAGTAATAGAAACTGTCTATAAGGAAAAAGATTTTGTTACATTTATAGCATTTACTCCAATGCTTTTGCTAACAGAAACGGAAAGAATTTTTAAATCGGCAAATTGCGAAAGAATTCTAGTGCCTAATCATTACATAGGCATTCCAAGGGACGTGGCGGTGGTTGTTCGTGCGGAAATATATCAAGTGCAAGAATCTACAACGAAAATTAAAATGGAACTTAGTGATTTTCTAAAGGAAAATTACAAAACTATAAAAAATATAGAAAATAGTTATGAATTGGAGCAAAAGTCTGGAGAAATTAAAAAGAGTGCGGCGTGCACAAATGAATTTTTTTATCTTTCTGGTTGGATACCTAAAAGTTTTATGGAGAGCATTGATAAGTTACTTTTGAGTTTTGATGATAGAATATTGATTATTAAAAAAGAGCCTAATGAGAGAACTAATAAAGCTATAACTCCACCAACAATGCTTATAAACAACAAATTGTTTAAACCATTTGAGAGTTTGCTTTTCATGTATGGTGTTCCTAGCTATGATGAAATCGATCCTACTAGGTTTTTGGCAATAACTTATACTCTAATGTTTGGTGCTATGTTTGGTGATGCAGGACAAGGATTAGTATTGCTTTTAGCAGGAGTTATGCTGAAAAGTAAGTCAGGTAGAAGTAATATAGGCGGGATTTTTGAAACCCTGGGGGTAAGTTCTATAATATTTGGATTTCTATATGGGAGTGTATTTGGTTCTGAAAGAGTAATTAATGCATTGCTAATTAGACCGATGGAAGATATTAACGATATGTTAATTGGAGCTATAATATTTGGATGTGGTTTCTTAATTTTAGGCTTTATATTAGGGATTACTAATAGTTTAAGAAGGAAAGATATAGAACGTGGACTTTTTGGAAAAGAAGGACTAGCAGGTTTTATGTTCTATATTGGAGCTTTAATACTAATAGTATCTATAATCTATAAAAAGCCATTATTACCGAAAGCTATTTGGATGATATATTTTCTTTTCTTTTTATTACTGATATTACTAAAGGAGCCGCTTGCGAATATTATTAAAGGTAAAAAAATATTATTTGAATCTGGAACTAAGGATTATTTTATAGAATCAGGTTTTGAGGTAATAGAAACATTGTTATCTATGTTTTCTAATACACTTTCATTCATAAGAGTAGGTGCATTTGCATTAAATCATGTGGGTTTGTTTGTTGCATTTTCTGCTATGGCTTCTATGACTAAGAGTGGATTTGCTTCAGTGCTAATATTAATAATTGGAAATGTAATAATTATATGCCTTGAAGGGTTAATCGTATTTATACAAGGGTTAAGACTTGAGTATTATGAATTATTCAGTAAGTATTATGAAGGGGCAGGGATTGCTTTTGAACCTGTGCAGATTGAAATTAAGTAA
- a CDS encoding ATP synthase subunit C encodes MTILLMLTFCVVIVTITYGVVSQSKIDVLGRKKVKKALKINLGVFIPVMMGALIVNIPSVARAAGTVAVNPAAGLGYLAAGLSTGLATIGAGYAVGAVGSSALGAVSEDPKILGKTLIFVGLGEGIAIYGLIISIMILSKL; translated from the coding sequence ATGACTATTTTATTAATGTTAACATTTTGTGTTGTTATAGTTACTATTACGTATGGAGTCGTTTCTCAAAGTAAAATAGATGTTTTGGGGAGGAAAAAGGTAAAAAAAGCGCTAAAAATAAATTTAGGTGTATTTATACCAGTTATGATGGGAGCTTTGATCGTGAATATTCCAAGCGTAGCACGCGCAGCGGGAACAGTTGCAGTGAACCCGGCTGCTGGACTTGGGTATTTAGCAGCTGGGCTTTCCACAGGACTTGCAACTATTGGCGCAGGCTATGCTGTAGGGGCAGTTGGTTCTTCAGCATTAGGTGCGGTATCAGAAGATCCTAAGATACTAGGAAAAACGCTTATCTTTGTTGGCCTTGGAGAAGGTATTGCTATATACGGACTTATTATATCAATAATGATACTTTCGAAATTATAA
- a CDS encoding V-type ATP synthase subunit F has translation MTSYLISDNVDTFVGMKMAGIEGIVLHEKEKILEKIKELKKNQGIGIIIITEKIALLIPDEVSVIKLSRERPLLVEIPDRHGWNRGSDSILRYVKEAIGIKI, from the coding sequence ATGACAAGTTATTTAATAAGTGATAATGTGGATACTTTTGTAGGGATGAAAATGGCAGGAATAGAAGGCATTGTTCTTCATGAAAAAGAAAAAATATTAGAAAAAATAAAAGAATTAAAAAAAAATCAGGGAATAGGAATAATAATAATAACAGAGAAAATTGCTCTTTTAATACCAGACGAGGTAAGCGTCATAAAATTATCAAGAGAAAGACCCCTTTTGGTGGAAATTCCAGATAGGCACGGCTGGAATCGTGGTAGTGACTCTATATTAAGATACGTTAAAGAGGCTATAGGGATTAAGATATAA
- a CDS encoding V-type ATP synthase subunit E → MTTIEDKINLFSKIIYDKVNKEKEEKLETFSFEAEKKINIEKEKIEELRRSIQREVTKKTNIKANGIVAKERLNKQREVLFLKDKLISDALENVRVKLVQFVSCEEYKPYFISNLKKTLNAMDKGNYYIIVLKRDYEKFQSEIGLILKEYCDHNFEVKISEEDFIGGHILKDFEGTFIINNSIYAALQDSKETIGVRVMEMLA, encoded by the coding sequence ATGACCACAATTGAAGATAAGATAAATTTATTTTCTAAGATAATATATGACAAGGTAAATAAAGAAAAAGAAGAAAAATTAGAAACATTCAGTTTTGAGGCTGAAAAAAAAATCAATATAGAAAAAGAAAAGATAGAAGAGCTTAGACGGAGCATCCAAAGGGAAGTTACAAAAAAAACTAATATTAAAGCAAATGGAATAGTAGCAAAAGAAAGGCTTAATAAACAAAGAGAAGTGTTGTTCCTTAAGGATAAGTTGATTAGTGATGCTCTAGAAAATGTTCGGGTAAAGCTTGTACAATTTGTTAGTTGTGAGGAATATAAACCGTATTTCATAAGTAACCTTAAAAAGACTTTAAATGCGATGGATAAAGGAAACTACTATATTATAGTACTAAAAAGGGATTACGAAAAATTTCAAAGTGAAATTGGACTTATACTAAAGGAGTATTGTGATCATAATTTTGAAGTGAAAATTTCAGAAGAAGACTTTATAGGTGGACATATACTAAAAGATTTTGAAGGAACATTTATTATAAATAATAGTATATATGCTGCATTACAAGATAGTAAAGAAACAATTGGTGTTAGAGTTATGGAAATGCTGGCCTAA
- a CDS encoding V-type ATP synthase subunit A, whose product MVGNIIGVNGPVIKAEHMKGFKMREMVMVGARKLIGEIIIIEEDFATIQVYEETSGLKIGEPVISTGSPLSLKLGPGILGNIFDGIERPLEKINEMSYGFLPEGIGLISLDEEKLWDVDIIVKLGDELKEGQIYANVQETASIMHKIMVPPGVFGTVTWACENGKYNIETTVAKLKQGAENYELKLYQYWPCRTPRPVKDKKTIFKPLITGQRIIDIFFPLAKGGTCAIPGGFGTGKTITQHQLAKWSDADIIVYIGCGERGNEMTEVLEEFPKLIDPRTDLPLMNRTVLIANTSNMPVAAREASIYTGITIAEYFRDMGYHVAIMADSTSRWAEALREISGRLEEMPAEEGYPAYLPSRIAEFYERAGYVENLNNTEGSVTVIGAVSPAGGDFSEPVTQNTKRFVSVFLGLDKKLAYARHYPAINWLASYSGYLSLLKEWYEENVAGDVMDLRAKMLKLLYEENKLLEIVKLVGEDVLPDAQRLIIEVSKCLKISFLQQNAYNTVDTYAPLNKQYKMLKVIESFYDNASRAVKFGIPISVIINKELMEKLYKMKYNVPNDELSIIDDLESELVNYFDGIIEKYR is encoded by the coding sequence ATGGTAGGAAACATAATCGGAGTAAATGGTCCAGTTATAAAAGCTGAACACATGAAGGGCTTCAAAATGAGAGAAATGGTTATGGTAGGCGCGAGGAAGCTTATAGGTGAAATAATAATAATAGAAGAAGACTTTGCAACTATTCAGGTTTATGAAGAAACTAGCGGTCTTAAGATAGGTGAACCTGTAATTTCTACTGGGAGTCCTCTTTCTCTTAAATTAGGGCCAGGAATACTCGGAAATATATTTGATGGAATTGAGAGGCCACTAGAAAAGATAAATGAAATGTCTTATGGATTTTTACCAGAGGGTATAGGGCTCATTTCTCTTGATGAAGAAAAACTTTGGGATGTAGACATTATCGTAAAGCTTGGAGATGAATTAAAAGAAGGACAAATATACGCAAACGTTCAAGAAACTGCATCCATTATGCATAAGATAATGGTTCCTCCAGGGGTTTTTGGAACTGTAACCTGGGCATGCGAAAATGGAAAATACAATATAGAAACCACAGTAGCAAAATTAAAGCAAGGCGCGGAAAATTATGAACTTAAACTTTATCAATATTGGCCTTGCAGAACGCCAAGACCGGTAAAAGATAAAAAAACTATTTTTAAACCACTTATCACGGGCCAAAGAATAATAGATATATTCTTCCCTTTGGCTAAAGGAGGAACTTGCGCTATCCCTGGGGGGTTCGGTACTGGAAAGACTATAACCCAACATCAGCTTGCAAAGTGGTCTGATGCAGATATTATAGTGTACATTGGTTGCGGAGAAAGAGGAAATGAAATGACAGAAGTTCTAGAAGAGTTCCCGAAACTTATAGATCCTAGAACGGATTTACCACTTATGAATAGGACTGTGCTTATAGCTAATACATCAAACATGCCCGTAGCTGCAAGAGAAGCAAGTATTTATACAGGAATAACTATAGCGGAATATTTTAGGGATATGGGATATCACGTTGCTATAATGGCGGATTCTACTTCGAGATGGGCAGAAGCCTTACGTGAAATCTCTGGAAGACTTGAAGAGATGCCTGCTGAGGAAGGTTATCCAGCCTATCTCCCATCAAGAATTGCAGAGTTTTATGAAAGAGCGGGTTATGTAGAAAACTTAAATAATACAGAGGGTTCTGTTACTGTAATTGGGGCAGTGTCGCCTGCGGGAGGAGATTTCTCAGAACCTGTTACTCAAAATACTAAAAGATTCGTTTCTGTTTTTTTAGGACTTGATAAAAAATTAGCTTATGCAAGGCACTATCCAGCAATAAACTGGTTAGCTAGTTATAGTGGCTATTTATCACTTTTAAAGGAGTGGTATGAGGAAAACGTGGCGGGAGACGTAATGGACTTAAGAGCAAAGATGCTTAAACTTTTATATGAAGAAAATAAGCTTCTGGAGATAGTTAAATTGGTAGGTGAAGATGTGCTGCCGGACGCGCAAAGGTTGATTATAGAGGTTTCGAAATGCCTTAAAATATCATTTTTGCAACAAAATGCCTATAATACTGTAGATACTTATGCACCTTTAAACAAACAATATAAAATGCTTAAAGTTATAGAATCGTTTTATGATAATGCAAGCAGGGCTGTGAAATTTGGAATACCAATTTCTGTTATAATAAACAAAGAATTAATGGAAAAGCTTTATAAAATGAAATACAATGTACCCAATGATGAGCTTTCGATAATAGATGATTTAGAAAGTGAATTAGTGAATTATTTTGATGGAATTATAGAAAAATATAGATAA
- a CDS encoding V-type ATP synthase subunit B — MKKEYLMLNKIQGPLIILSSVEDVAYDEIVDIVVDGKYNKKGKVVQIYKDKAIIQVFETTTGMSVNNTSVHFRGESFKIALTKDILGREFNGIGDPRDNGGEVYSSKKYDINGRPMNPVARKYPRNYIQTGISSIDCLATLIRGQKLPIFSGNGMAHNELAAQIVRQAKISDEVDEKFCIVFGAMGIKYDDSNFFKKSFEEAGVLEKVVMFTNLADDPIVERIITPRCALTAAEYLAFEEDMHVLVILTDMTNYCEALRELSSLKEEVPSRKGYPGYLYSDLASLYERAGMMKGRKGSITQIPILTMPNDDITHPVPDLTGFITEGQIVLSRGIEQRGFYPPVNILPSLSRLMKDGIGEGFTREDHGDVSNQIFAAYSRVQDVIALAQVIGEDELSEIDKIYMDFGRAFEEKFLKQEYDENRDMTETLDLAWEVLSILPSNELDRVSPKILEKYYKIVVE, encoded by the coding sequence ATGAAAAAAGAATATTTAATGTTAAATAAAATTCAAGGGCCTTTAATTATACTTTCCAGTGTTGAAGATGTAGCATATGATGAAATTGTTGATATAGTGGTGGATGGAAAGTATAACAAAAAAGGGAAGGTTGTTCAAATTTATAAAGACAAGGCTATAATACAAGTTTTTGAAACCACAACTGGTATGTCTGTCAACAATACATCAGTTCATTTCAGAGGGGAATCTTTTAAAATAGCTCTTACAAAGGATATATTGGGAAGAGAATTTAACGGGATAGGCGATCCAAGAGATAATGGTGGCGAAGTTTATTCTTCAAAAAAATACGATATAAATGGAAGGCCTATGAATCCTGTAGCTAGAAAATACCCTAGAAACTATATACAAACAGGAATATCATCTATAGACTGTCTTGCTACATTAATAAGAGGGCAAAAGCTTCCTATATTTTCTGGAAATGGTATGGCGCATAATGAACTGGCAGCACAAATTGTAAGGCAAGCAAAAATTTCTGATGAGGTTGATGAAAAATTTTGTATAGTATTTGGAGCTATGGGCATAAAGTATGATGATTCTAACTTCTTTAAGAAAAGTTTTGAAGAAGCGGGTGTGCTTGAAAAGGTGGTTATGTTTACAAATCTAGCAGACGATCCTATTGTTGAGAGAATAATAACTCCAAGATGTGCATTGACTGCTGCAGAATACTTAGCATTTGAAGAGGACATGCATGTACTTGTAATACTTACAGATATGACTAATTATTGTGAAGCGTTAAGAGAACTTTCTTCCTTAAAAGAAGAAGTTCCAAGTAGAAAAGGTTATCCAGGATATTTATATTCGGATCTAGCGTCACTGTATGAGAGGGCTGGAATGATGAAAGGGAGAAAGGGTAGTATAACACAAATACCTATATTAACTATGCCTAATGATGACATAACGCATCCAGTACCAGATCTTACAGGGTTCATAACCGAAGGGCAAATTGTTTTAAGTCGCGGAATAGAGCAAAGAGGCTTTTATCCGCCAGTAAACATCCTTCCTTCCCTGTCGAGACTTATGAAAGATGGCATTGGCGAAGGCTTTACAAGGGAAGATCATGGAGATGTATCAAATCAAATATTTGCAGCCTACTCTAGGGTTCAGGATGTAATAGCACTAGCTCAAGTTATAGGAGAAGATGAGCTTTCAGAAATAGATAAGATATATATGGATTTTGGTAGAGCATTTGAAGAAAAGTTTTTAAAACAGGAGTATGATGAAAATAGAGATATGACAGAAACTTTAGATTTAGCTTGGGAAGTTCTTAGCATATTGCCGAGTAATGAGTTGGATAGGGTTTCACCTAAGATTTTAGAAAAATATTATAAAATAGTGGTGGAGTAA
- a CDS encoding V-type ATP synthase subunit D, translating to METFAPTKSTLMAAKNSLDFSEKGFELLDKKRNVLIREMMSYVSKARELQDEVNITFSKAYKALESANINSGIIEIEDVAMTIGEAKDYKILFKSVMGVEVPKIIFERKEIEPKYGFYRSSAAIDESMKEFNNVKYLTYELAEVENAVYRLAMEIKKTQKRANALQNIQIPKFKEMVKFVTEVLEEKEREDFFRLKVVKKKHRKED from the coding sequence ATGGAAACATTTGCACCAACTAAATCTACATTAATGGCTGCTAAAAATTCCTTGGACTTTTCTGAAAAAGGCTTTGAACTATTAGATAAAAAGAGAAATGTACTTATAAGAGAAATGATGTCTTATGTATCTAAGGCGCGCGAACTTCAAGATGAGGTAAATATAACTTTTTCAAAGGCATATAAAGCGCTAGAATCTGCAAATATAAATTCAGGAATAATAGAAATAGAAGACGTAGCTATGACCATAGGCGAAGCTAAAGACTATAAAATTTTATTTAAAAGTGTTATGGGTGTAGAAGTTCCTAAAATTATTTTTGAAAGAAAAGAAATAGAACCAAAGTATGGATTTTATAGAAGCAGTGCGGCTATTGATGAGTCTATGAAAGAGTTTAATAACGTGAAATATTTAACCTATGAGCTGGCAGAAGTAGAAAATGCTGTCTACAGATTAGCCATGGAAATAAAAAAAACTCAAAAGAGAGCAAATGCACTTCAAAATATACAAATCCCTAAATTTAAGGAAATGGTCAAATTTGTTACAGAAGTTTTAGAAGAAAAAGAAAGAGAAGACTTTTTTAGACTTAAAGTAGTAAAAAAGAAACATAGAAAGGAGGATTAG
- a CDS encoding zinc-ribbon domain-containing protein — translation MADKTIVCKDCSQEFVFTEGEQEFYKEKGFENEPQRCPDCRRAKKQQNNRGFQR, via the coding sequence ATGGCTGATAAGACTATAGTATGTAAAGATTGTTCACAAGAATTCGTATTCACTGAGGGTGAACAGGAATTTTATAAAGAAAAAGGATTCGAAAATGAACCACAAAGATGTCCTGATTGTAGAAGAGCTAAAAAACAACAAAACAATAGAGGATTTCAAAGATAA
- a CDS encoding MORN repeat-containing protein has translation MKNIKLSKANLNKIRINNVIIAKTQHIHGGTYEGGRVDGKKHGEGTFSYSDGSKYVGLWKNDQMHGQGTLAFSGGEKYIGEWSNDEKHGYGIYTWPDGEKYIGFWENGEKCGQGICTWPDGDTYVGDLKNGLRHGEGIHTWAQGEKYIGQWQNDEREGQGMYIYSDGEIQIGESKNNKLIR, from the coding sequence ATGAAAAACATAAAATTAAGTAAAGCTAATTTAAATAAAATTAGAATAAATAATGTTATAATTGCAAAAACACAACATATTCATGGGGGAACCTATGAAGGAGGAAGAGTTGATGGTAAGAAACATGGCGAGGGCACTTTTAGTTATAGCGATGGAAGTAAATATGTAGGCCTTTGGAAAAATGATCAAATGCATGGCCAAGGTACACTGGCTTTTTCAGGTGGAGAAAAATATATAGGAGAGTGGAGTAATGATGAAAAACATGGATATGGAATATATACATGGCCTGATGGTGAAAAATACATAGGATTTTGGGAAAATGGTGAAAAATGTGGTCAAGGTATTTGTACATGGCCAGATGGAGACACATATGTAGGTGACTTAAAGAATGGACTTAGGCATGGAGAAGGAATTCATACTTGGGCCCAGGGAGAAAAATATATTGGGCAGTGGCAAAATGATGAAAGAGAAGGGCAAGGAATGTATATTTATTCAGATGGAGAAATTCAAATTGGAGAGTCTAAAAATAACAAATTAATAAGGTGA
- a CDS encoding ComEC/Rec2 family competence protein — translation MILINNPILGAVIAASFLAIMFFTIDKKFFYIVVCFFIIGTINYYSYFNTNLPSKQKLKVRISEKSTYYCTAKYDNKKIVLEGDIFELTQGRSFWINGNFRKLAVYERGIVGTYTVKNYKICNEDLISKIESFRRGLYEKFSEVLGKEKSALVMAVCFGDSGYIEKTQKEDFKKLGISHVISVSGLHMSIVYKALEIIMGYKIALLFSFGYMIFTGGQASTIRAFIMIFILKISSMVYKKYDSLSSLSLAAIILLIIRPFYILDIGFMLSFLCVLGIIVYNKKMKKVLYKLPSALNESFSLSLSSQIFSMPYAIGALKTFSLGFLFSNLLLLPFYTIVVVLGNMGLVLSPIYQLFNLVNYGLYTVLMIIEFIQKMLGILLPEIIYFSYLESLVVFGLYLCYVGIKKGYGQFKYVPICIVFIFAFQNYKVFPEISYININKNDIVLLQYKKTTIAVTTGNINVKDLKVPVKVDKVFKGYTGDSTIRLSQRYAIRLISNGNKLEAQVCFVKNTNVEPDRAVFNDSALSNNIGEEIIPFKCIVKLKKDETYTLPGTIINKYVIIGNRTLKFSQGLEEIF, via the coding sequence TTGATTTTAATAAATAATCCTATTTTAGGTGCAGTTATAGCTGCATCCTTTTTAGCTATAATGTTTTTTACTATAGATAAAAAGTTTTTTTATATAGTAGTTTGCTTTTTTATTATTGGAACTATAAATTATTATTCTTATTTTAATACTAATCTGCCAAGTAAGCAAAAGTTAAAAGTGAGGATTTCAGAAAAAAGTACATATTATTGCACTGCGAAATATGATAATAAAAAAATTGTTTTGGAAGGCGATATCTTTGAGTTAACGCAGGGAAGAAGTTTTTGGATAAATGGTAATTTTCGAAAATTGGCAGTGTATGAAAGAGGCATCGTTGGAACATATACAGTTAAAAATTATAAGATTTGTAATGAAGATTTAATATCGAAAATTGAAAGTTTTAGAAGAGGCTTATATGAAAAATTTTCAGAAGTATTAGGAAAAGAAAAATCTGCTTTAGTTATGGCAGTATGTTTTGGAGACAGTGGATACATAGAAAAAACGCAAAAAGAAGATTTTAAAAAATTAGGTATCAGTCATGTTATAAGTGTATCAGGACTACACATGTCAATAGTATATAAAGCTTTAGAAATTATTATGGGTTATAAAATAGCTTTATTATTTTCTTTTGGATATATGATATTTACGGGAGGTCAAGCCTCTACAATAAGAGCATTTATAATGATTTTTATATTGAAAATATCAAGTATGGTTTATAAAAAATATGATAGCTTATCTTCTCTTAGCCTAGCGGCAATTATACTATTAATAATTAGACCTTTTTATATTCTTGATATAGGCTTTATGCTCTCATTCCTTTGTGTTCTGGGAATTATAGTATATAATAAGAAAATGAAAAAGGTGCTATACAAATTACCATCTGCTTTAAACGAATCTTTTAGTTTAAGTCTAAGTTCCCAAATATTTTCTATGCCTTATGCAATTGGAGCCCTTAAAACTTTTAGTTTAGGATTCCTTTTTAGTAACTTATTGTTATTGCCATTCTATACGATAGTTGTGGTGCTGGGGAATATGGGTTTAGTACTTAGCCCAATTTATCAATTGTTCAATTTAGTAAACTACGGACTATATACTGTTTTAATGATTATAGAATTTATTCAAAAAATGCTAGGTATATTATTACCAGAAATAATATACTTCTCTTATTTAGAGAGTTTAGTTGTATTTGGACTATATCTGTGCTATGTTGGAATTAAAAAAGGTTATGGGCAATTTAAGTATGTTCCAATTTGCATTGTTTTTATTTTTGCTTTTCAAAATTATAAGGTTTTTCCCGAGATTAGCTATATAAATATAAATAAGAATGATATAGTTTTATTACAATATAAAAAAACTACAATTGCGGTGACCACAGGCAATATTAATGTGAAGGATTTAAAAGTGCCTGTGAAGGTAGATAAAGTTTTTAAGGGTTACACGGGAGATTCAACTATCAGACTTTCACAGAGATATGCAATTAGGCTAATTAGTAATGGTAATAAATTAGAAGCACAAGTGTGTTTTGTGAAAAACACAAATGTAGAACCCGATAGGGCGGTATTTAATGATAGTGCATTATCTAATAATATCGGTGAAGAAATTATACCATTTAAATGTATTGTAAAGCTAAAAAAGGATGAAACATACACATTACCAGGTACAATAATAAATAAATATGTAATTATAGGAAACAGAACATTAAAATTTTCACAGGGGTTGGAGGAAATATTTTGA